From a single Apium graveolens cultivar Ventura chromosome 2, ASM990537v1, whole genome shotgun sequence genomic region:
- the LOC141708104 gene encoding uncharacterized protein LOC141708104, giving the protein MDTHLHLPAITPSDHENNQGVHVCHNCGWPFPKLHPSSKHRRAHKRICGTIQGYEVIHLNGSHAEQDHHSDEDAKTPSPKIEKRSIAGIGERSYRSEDEVFSDAVAEFSDSGVSPGSEEQLEDVKELENVQKTVVDDDIYSIGTLKVDADCDSANPMGSQPADDIVRVPSSGLAESTPFGKDNAEMSNLDLPLLSAPVDNTEANVDAVQTKGYFSQDMIDGSSSKLLEREEKDAAHIQSVSNDLAIAEDAEIMLKDTVNQEMLKSEFSLVLGTVDVKRIHNKDSKDMSEGQSIEPAKTLPRFECARTEHDLSHLSGRAKQEVCAGTVLVGVYPTQDEEAGTHFDSIEICSVNRENEETNHVLSVANDLPIVDHADLMLQDFKDHRTLKSGFPPMGSENVIRSLEDDNELMVMEESPLNLHSVKLGGASDSLSDMDDVEEDMITIEGSNKGLADGLKSCVTTGKTSESEDLKVSLSTSRSKGENIQRNCSLKGVEPYYEACHTESPDNDEVNQTIILSDTKNNHTIMARVEEGNTEGKENSERVTRKEHSAEAIPILVYGGGNQASKLRLNNGGEHVDDTMNFSDEAWIEDSTEAATVEKFTTPAMKNLEPELELLGSNFSASILDTPVPSINTSVSASVMPTNPGSMKLSGNDFQEVVTEPELNIDDRNVVKCVGGIVDSKFSKSGDLEVEEDYSKRPMRKEPEILPIHSKISHEHFPDIRTVNEMDSEFDIMQESDVNLGKQASGASSVKLPIDLNSQTESVEGKWGSVTVDSTQSAGTEVPPKTDFEGPDKSQSAKLYPESSSERIELHKADDFEPPSFMTLVEPRGGSDQISATSEIETVQATQQPKTEVSQAGWLPLLSNVVNESAGRKENEEMIAKVTNRSMAKQHTTPLKNLLGEAKVETRTKSPSPKRTETNIQTDATDAKSIVSFATTVKEVLGSEASAGDQTVRVVTSEEWNSPARYPVDVKKEKKKASGKSFWVPFACCSSVN; this is encoded by the exons ATGGATACCCATCTTCACTTACCCGCAATTACTCCTTCAG ATCATGAGAATAATCAAGGTGTTCATGTGTGTCACAAttgtggttggcctttcccaaaATTACATCCAAGCTCCAAACACAGAAGGGCCCACAAGAGGATCTGTGGAACCATTCAAGGCTACGAGGTGATACATTTGAATGGTTCACACGCTGAACAAGATCACCACTCTGATGAAGATGCCAAGACCCCAA GTCCAAAAATCGAGAAGAGAAGCATTGCTGGAATTGGGGAAAGATCATACAGATCGGAAGATGAAGTGTTTTCAGATGCTGTTGCAGAGTTTTCGGATAGTGGCGTAAGTCCTGGAAGTGAAGAGCAATTGGAGGATGTTAAAGAGTTGGAGAATGTTCAAAAAACTGTGGTGGATGATGATATATATAGTATTGGAACATTGAAAGTTGATGCAGATTGTG ATTCTGCCAATCCAATGGGCAGCCAACCAGCGGATGACATAGTGAGAGTGCCGTCAAGTGGTCTTGCTGAATCAACACCATTTGGAAAAGATAATGCTGAGATGTCTAATCTTGATCTTCCCCTGCTCTCTGCACCTGTTGACAACACAGAGGCGAATGTTGATGCAGTTCAAACAAAAGGATATTTTTCCCAGGATATGATTGATGGTAGCAGTAGTAAATTGTTAGAGAGGGAAGAGAAGGACGCTGCCCATATACAGTCAGTTTCCAATGATTTAGCTATAGCGGAGGATGCTGAAATCATGCTAAAAGATACTGTAAACCAAGAAATGCTTAAGTCTGAATTTTCTTTAGTTTTAGGCACTGTTGATGTGAAGAGAATCCACAATAAGGATAGTAAGGACATGTCAGAGGGTCAATCAATTGAGCCAGCTAAAACTTTGCCAAGATTTGAATGTGCGAGGACTGAACATGATCTGTCCCATTTATCAGGACGTGCTAAACAGGAGGTATGTGCTGGTACTGTTCTCGTTGGAGTGTATCCTACCCAAGACGAAGAGGCTGGTACTCATTTTGATTCTATTGAGATCTGTAGTGTAAACAGGGAAAATGAGGAAACTAATCATGTGCTTTCTGTGGCCAATGATTTACCTATAGTTGATCATGCTGATCTTATGCTTCAAGACTTTAAAGATCATAGAACACTTAAAAGTGGGTTTCCTCCAATGGGCTCTGAAAATGTAATTAGATCTCTGGAAGATGATAATGAACTAATGGTTATGGAGGAGAGTCCTTTGAACCTTCATTCTGTTAAGCTAGGTGGTGCCAGTGATAGTTTATCTGATATGGATGATGTCGAAGAGGACATGATTACAATTGAAGGGTCTAATAAAGGATTAGCTGACGGTTTAAAATCCTGTGTCACAACTGGCAAAACGTCTGAATCCGAGGATTTAAAGGTCTCTCTGAGTACATCCAGAAGTAAGGGAGAGAATATTCAACGAAATTGCTCTCTTAAGGGTGTAGAACCTTATTATGAAGCATGCCATACAGAGTCCCCTGACAATGATGAAGTCAACCAGACGATCATATTAAGTGACACCAAGAACAATCATACTATAATGGCTCGAGTAGAAGAAGGCAATACTGAAGGAAAGGAGAATAGTGAGAGAGTGACAAGAAAAGAGCATTCTGCAGAGGCAATTCCTATCTTAGTTTATGGAGGCGGTAATCAAGCATCCAAATTAAGACTAAACAATGGAGGTGAACATGTAGATGATACAATGAACTTCTCTGATGAAGCTTGGATTGAAGACAGTACAGAGGCAGCGACTGTAGAGAAGTTTACTACACCTGCAATGAAAAACCTTGAACCTGAACTGGAGCTTCTGGGTTCAAATTTTTCTGCTTCTATCTTAGATACACCTGTACCAAGTATTAACACGAGTGTTTCAGCTTCCGTCATGCCAACTAATCCCGGTTCTATGAAATTATCAGGTAATGACTTTCAGGAAGTCGTCACAGAGCCTGAACTAAACATTGATGACAGAAATGTTGTTAAATGTGTTGGAGGCATTGTTGATTCTAAATTTAGTAAAAGTGGGGATCTTGAAGTAGAAGAAGATTATTCAAAGAGGCCTATGAGAAAAGAACCAGAAATTTTGCCTATACATTCCAAAATTTCTCATGAACACTTTCCTGATATTAGAACTGTAAATGAAATGGATAGCGAATTTGATATAATGCAAGAGAGTGATGTCAACCTCGGTAAGCAAGCGAGTGGTGCTTCTTCAGTTAAGTTACCAATTGATTTGAATAGCCAAACTGAGAGTGTAGAAGGCAAGTGGGGATCAGTCACAG TGGATAGTACCCAGTCAGCTGGGACTGAAGTTCCACCAAAGACGGATTTTGAAGGACCTGACAAATCACAAAGTGCCAAGTTGTATCCGGAAAGTTCATCTGAAAGAATAGAGTTGCACAAGGCTGATGATTTTGAGCCTCCATCTTTCATGACACTGGTTGAACCAAGAGGAGGATCAGATCAAATAAGTGCTACATCTGAGATCGAAACAGTGCAGGCCACCCAACAGCCAAAAACAGAGGTGTCACAAGCTGGGTGGTTGCCTTTGCTTTCTAATGTTGTCAACGAGTCTGCAGGAAGGAAAGAGAATGAAGAGATGATTGCCAAGGTGACCAACCGGAGTATGGCCAAACAACATACTACTCCTCTAAAGAACCTTCTGGGGGAGGCAAAGGTGGAAACCAGAACCAAGTCACCAAGCCCAAAACGTACAGAAACTAACATTCAGACAGATGCAACAGATGCCAAAAGCATAGTCAGTTTTGCGACGACTGTGAAAGAAGTTCTGGGCTCTGAAGCTTCTGCCGGTGATCAAACTGTTAGAGTTGTAACATCTGAGGAATGGAACTCTCCTGCAAGGTACCCTGTTGACGTCaagaaagagaagaaaaaagcTAGCGGGAAATCATTTTGGGTGCCATTTGCTTGCTGTTCATCTGTAAATTGA